GTTGTCAGCGCCGATACCGCAGCGGACACAAATTGATTCAGCAGCGTGCGGCCCGTGCGCTCTTTCGAGTTATCGCGGATCAGCAAGATCACCATCATGGCAAGGAAACAACCGACGATCTGCCCCAGCGCGCTGTCCAGGAAGCTGCTGAAATGGAACGTCATCGGGTTATCCAGCACGATAATATTTATCGTCCCGGCCAGCGCCCCCATAGAGCCCAGCCGCCGCTTCTGTACCTCGATGCCCATAAAGAAGCCCAGCAAGGCAAGGCTGATACACAGCAGCAGCATACTCTGCTGCGTTGACGGCAGCACCACAAGGAAGTAGAACGCGCCGAGCGGAAGCGCCACCAGCATGCCATAAAGGAAGTCGAGCGAAACCATGCGCGGATTAGGCAGGCGCATCGCCAGCGCTGTGACCACCGCAATCATCACCATCGCTCCACTGCCGGATGTCCAGCCGGTCCACAGCCAGAACAGGCTTCCAAGCACGCAGGAAATCGTCGTGCGCCAGAAGTTAATCATCGCGTGGTGGCCTTCGGCGGATTCCACCTTCACCACCGCCTCGCCGTTCAGCACTTCTTCTTCAATCGCACTCACACGGCAGTTACTGATAAACCCGCGCTTCAACAGCAGAAAACGGGTTGAGGCGGAAATCCAGGAACCAATGGTGATCGGCGTGGCCTTTTCGCCCATCACAGAAATCGCCCGGCGTAACACTTTCATGCGCTTATAAACGTCGTCGGCGGTTTCCACTTCGGCGGCAAAAAGCTGACGGAATTCTGGCGTGACATATTCAGGCCGGGTGTTTTGAATAAGGAAGGTTTCACAGGCCTGCGTGATCAGCGTCAGCGAAAGCGTATTAATCGCTTTCAGGCGGCGGTTGGCCTTCGCCCAGCGGGCAGACTCCATATTCAGGTTGGCGCGCATGCCGTTCAGCGCGGTGACTTTACGCACCAGCCCGCTCCAGGCTTTATCCACCTCTTCTTTATCGCCGTGGGCAATGCAAAGCTGCATCAGCCGGTATTGATCCACCAGCAGATTATCCAGTTCCCGATCAATTTCCTGCTTGATGGATCGCGGCGAAAACAGCAGGTCAGCAACGATGGCACAGACAATCCCGATAACGATTTCGCTACAGCGCTCAACGGCAAACTGCGGCGTGGTCAGCGGAGCCACCTGAATAGTCACCACAATGATAAGCGCAGTGTAGCCAGCCAGCCCCCAGGCGTAGGAGTTTTCGACGCGAACCAGCGAAGAGATCCAGGTACAGAACCCAGCCCAGATACAGCACACCAACAGCATGACCACCGGGGCACGAATCAGGGTAATAATGATAACCAGCGCGGCCGCGCAGCCGATAAACGTCCCGATAATACGCAACATCCCGCGGTAGCGGATAGCCCCGGAATAGGGTTCTCCACCGGCGGCAAAAGCGGGCCCGGCGGCAACAATCGCGGCGGTTAGCACCGCCCAGCGTGGCGTTTCCAGCTCAAAGTGAAAACCGACAAACACCGCCAGCACAATGGCAAAAGCGAGCTTTATCGCAAAGCGGACGTGTAGCCTGGAAATGTTATACATAGCGGCCTGCTTAACCGAACTCGCGCAGGCGATGCATCAGCTTGATAAACGCCGAGTCGTTCTCTGCCTTACGGTCTTTTTCTCCCGTCACAACGACGGTGGCCGTTGTCCCGGCGGGATACAGATTGCCCATCTGTTCATCGAGGCGGATTCTGACCGGTACGCGCTGAGCAAGGCGCACCCACTCAAGGTTGGAGTCGACGGTTGCCATGCCTTTTGAATCGCTGGTACTACTGGCGTTCGTCACCCCGGCAGAGATGCTGTCGACGCTGCCTCGCAGTACACGGTTGCTGCCGAGCGGCGTAATCTGCACGCGATAGCCCGGACGAATGCCTTCAAGTTTGGTCTCTTCCATGTAGGCCAGAATGTAGAATGAATTCTGTTTTACCAGCGCCACGGAGGTCGCGCCGCGGTTAATAAACTCCCCGGTATGCACGTTAAGGTTTGTTACCCAGCCGTCCGCCGGGGCGCGAATCACCGTCCGCTGCAGGTCGAGTTTAGCCAGGTCGCGGGTCGCCTGTGCTTTATCCAGTTGATGAAGTACGGTTTGCAGCGAGTTGTTGGACTGATCAATCTCTTCACGCGACATGGCCTGAATGCCAAGGGAGTTACGCCGCCCGGCTTCACGACGCTTCTCGGAGGACAGCGCCTGGTAATAGGCCACGTCAGCTTCGGCCTGCTCAAGCGCTTTCTGATAGCGCGGCTGATCGATGGTGAACAGGACCTGGTCTTTTTTCACCAGTTGATTGTCCTGGACATTAACGCTGGTAATAAGCCCGGATACGTCCGGCGCAATGGCAACGACGTCGGCGGTAAAACGCGCGTCGCGGGTCCACGGAGACTCGGTATAAAACACCCACGCGCGGAAGATAGCGATGAAGGCCAGCAGCACCAGCAAAAGCGTGATAGCGGTACGGGTTATGTTTCTTGTTAGTATTTTCACATCAACCTCAAACGAACAAACGCGAAATCAGATAAAAAAGGCAGCAATAGAGCGCTGTATTGAATAATGCAGGGTGCCAGACAAAATCATAGATGCCGGTTGGGGTCAGCAGCCGACGCGCCAGCCAGAACGCTGCGAGCGACAGAATTAATTCGAAGAATATCGGCGGAAACGAAAGACCGAATATTACGATAACCGGAAATAGACTCATTTTGACCTTGATAAGATAATGCAGGCGATACATAACTCGACGGCAAACCGCGACGGAGAGGCCAGAAAAGGCGGGCGAGCGTGCGGTATGAGTTATGTTAATAATAATATATTAACGTAACTGTTACCCTGTTATCTATAATGTGTGATCTAAATCACTTTTCACTCAGAGTGAACAATGGAACGACTGAAACGTATGTCGGTGTTTGCCAAAGTCGTTGAACTTGGCTCCTACACCGCTGCCGCAAGGCAGCTACAAATGAGCGTCTCTTCCATCAGCCAGATAGTGTCCAAACTGGAAGATGAGCTGCAGGTTAAGCTGCTCAACCGCAGCACCCGCAGCATTGGCCTCACTGAAGCAGGTAAAATTTATTATCAGGGCTGCCGCAAAATGCTTCACGAAGCACAGGAAGTCCACGAGCAGCTTTACGCCTTTAACAACACGCCCATCGGCACGCTACGCATCGGCAGCTCTTCAACTATGGCACAGAATGTTCTCGCCGACATGACCGCCGAAATGCTGCGTGAACATCCCGGCCTGACGGTCAACCTGGTAACGGGCATACCGGCACCTGACCTGATTGCCGATGGGCTTGATCTGGTCATTCGCGTGGGCGCTTTGCAGGATTCGAGCCTGTTTTCCCGCAGGCTGGGGTCGATGCCAATGGTAGTCTGTGCAGCCAAAAGTTATCTGCAAATTCACGGCACGCCGGAAAAACCTGCCGATTTGGCTAACCATTCATGGCTGGAATACAGCATCCGGCCGGATAACGAATTTGAGCTGATTGCGCCCGAAGGGATCTCAACCCGCCTGCTGCCTCAGGGCCGCTTTGTGACTAACGATCCAATGACGCTTAGCCGCTGGCTGAAAGCCGGGGCAGGTATTGGCTATGCGCCGCTGATGTGGGTGATCGATGAGATCAATAGCGGGCAACTGGAGATCCTATTCCCGCGCTACCAGTCCGATCCCCGCCCGGTGTACGCGCTGTATACCGAAAAAGACAAACTGCCGCTAAAGGTGCAGGTATGTATTAACTATCTGACGAACTATTTTGTGAAGGTATCGGAGCTTTATCAGGGCGTGCAGGGCAGGAACGGGAAGGCAAAACAAACGGGCCGGAGCTAGTCCGGCCTCATATTAACTCAGGCAGTACCGCCCACGGTCAGGTTATCAACCTTCAGGGTTGGCTGGCCGACGCCAACCGGCAGACTTTGGCCCTCTTTACCGCAGACGCCCACGCCATTATCCAGCGCCAGATCGTTACCGACCATTGAAATCTGCTGCATGGTTTCGATACCAGAGCCAATCAGCGTGGCACCTTTCACCGCCTTAGTCACCTTCCCTTTTTCAATCAGGTAAGCTTCTGAGGTAGAGAACACAAACTTGCCGGAGGTGATGTCTACCTGGCCGCCGCCGAAGTTTGGCGCGAAGATACCGTACTCCACGGACTCGATAATCTCCTGCGGCGTGGATTTTCCGGCCAGCATGTAGGTGTTAGTCATGCGCGGCATTGGCAGGTGGGCATAAGACTCGCGGCGACCGTTACCGGTTGGCGCGACGCCCATCAGGCGGGCATTCAGCTTGTCCTGCATATAGCCTTTAAGAATACCGTTTTCGATCAGCACATTGTACTGACCCGGCACACCTTCATCATCAATAGAGACGGAACCACGGCGGTCAGCCATCGTGCCGTCATCCACCACGGTACAGAGTTCAGACGCCACCAGCTGGCCCATCTGCCCGCTGAAGACCGAAGTGCCGCGGCGGTTAAAGTCGCCTTCCAGACCGTGACCGACCGCTTCGTGCAGCAGCACGCCAGGCCAGCCTGCACCCAGTACCACCGGCAGCATGCCCGCAGGGGCCGCAACGGCTGACAGGTTCACCATCGCCATGCGCACGGCTTCTCTCGCCCAGGCATCAGCACGAACTTCACCGTTCACGCTTTCCAGGAAATACTCATAGCCAAAACGACCGCCGCCGCCGCTTGCGCCGCGCTCGCGCTTGCCGTCTTCCTCAACCTGAACGCTAACCGACAGGCGCACCAGAGGGCGAACATCCGCCGCCAGCGTCCCGTCCGTGGCCGCAACCAGGATCAATTCATACACGCCGGTCAGGCTGGCGCTAACTTCCTGAACGCGGGCATCCGCAGCGCGTGCGACGCTGT
This Klebsiella michiganensis DNA region includes the following protein-coding sequences:
- a CDS encoding transcriptional regulator (for aaeXAB operon), with amino-acid sequence MERLKRMSVFAKVVELGSYTAAARQLQMSVSSISQIVSKLEDELQVKLLNRSTRSIGLTEAGKIYYQGCRKMLHEAQEVHEQLYAFNNTPIGTLRIGSSSTMAQNVLADMTAEMLREHPGLTVNLVTGIPAPDLIADGLDLVIRVGALQDSSLFSRRLGSMPMVVCAAKSYLQIHGTPEKPADLANHSWLEYSIRPDNEFELIAPEGISTRLLPQGRFVTNDPMTLSRWLKAGAGIGYAPLMWVIDEINSGQLEILFPRYQSDPRPVYALYTEKDKLPLKVQVCINYLTNYFVKVSELYQGVQGRNGKAKQTGRS
- a CDS encoding transporter (membrane protein AaeX; the gene is a member of the aaeXAB operon) gives rise to the protein MSLFPVIVIFGLSFPPIFFELILSLAAFWLARRLLTPTGIYDFVWHPALFNTALYCCLFYLISRLFV
- a CDS encoding p-hydroxybenzoic acid efflux subunit AaeB (with AaeA forms an efflux pump whose substrates are p-hydroxybenzoic acid 6-hydroxy-2-naphthoic and 2-hydroxycinnamate), which translates into the protein MYNISRLHVRFAIKLAFAIVLAVFVGFHFELETPRWAVLTAAIVAAGPAFAAGGEPYSGAIRYRGMLRIIGTFIGCAAALVIIITLIRAPVVMLLVCCIWAGFCTWISSLVRVENSYAWGLAGYTALIIVVTIQVAPLTTPQFAVERCSEIVIGIVCAIVADLLFSPRSIKQEIDRELDNLLVDQYRLMQLCIAHGDKEEVDKAWSGLVRKVTALNGMRANLNMESARWAKANRRLKAINTLSLTLITQACETFLIQNTRPEYVTPEFRQLFAAEVETADDVYKRMKVLRRAISVMGEKATPITIGSWISASTRFLLLKRGFISNCRVSAIEEEVLNGEAVVKVESAEGHHAMINFWRTTISCVLGSLFWLWTGWTSGSGAMVMIAVVTALAMRLPNPRMVSLDFLYGMLVALPLGAFYFLVVLPSTQQSMLLLCISLALLGFFMGIEVQKRRLGSMGALAGTINIIVLDNPMTFHFSSFLDSALGQIVGCFLAMMVILLIRDNSKERTGRTLLNQFVSAAVSALTTNNARRKENHLPALYQQLFLLLNMFPGDIDRYRLALTLIIAHQRLRDAPIPVNDDLSAFHRQLRKTADKVISASSDDKRERYYERLLGELEIYQEKLRLWEAPLQVTEPVKRLADILHRYRHTLISA
- the tldD gene encoding protease TldD (responsible for the proteolytic maturation of the E. coli pMccB17 plasmid-encoded microcin B17, an exported protein that targets the essential topoisomerase II DNA gyrase; degrades the E. coli plasmid F-encoded CcdA), producing MSLNLVSEQLLSANGLTHQDLFSILGQLSERRLDYGDLYFQSSYHESWVLEDRIIKDGSWNIDQGVGVRAVSGEKTGFAYADQITLQALEQSAHAARSIVREQGDGRARTLGNVPHSALYTSVDPLTSMTREEKLDILRRVDSVARAADARVQEVSASLTGVYELILVAATDGTLAADVRPLVRLSVSVQVEEDGKRERGASGGGGRFGYEYFLESVNGEVRADAWAREAVRMAMVNLSAVAAPAGMLPVVLGAGWPGVLLHEAVGHGLEGDFNRRGTSVFSGQMGQLVASELCTVVDDGTMADRRGSVSIDDEGVPGQYNVLIENGILKGYMQDKLNARLMGVAPTGNGRRESYAHLPMPRMTNTYMLAGKSTPQEIIESVEYGIFAPNFGGGQVDITSGKFVFSTSEAYLIEKGKVTKAVKGATLIGSGIETMQQISMVGNDLALDNGVGVCGKEGQSLPVGVGQPTLKVDNLTVGGTA
- a CDS encoding p-hydroxybenzoic acid efflux subunit AaeA (with AaeB forms an efflux pump whose substrates are p-hydroxybenzoic acid, 6-hydroxy-2-naphthoic and 2-hydroxycinnamate), with the translated sequence MKILTRNITRTAITLLLVLLAFIAIFRAWVFYTESPWTRDARFTADVVAIAPDVSGLITSVNVQDNQLVKKDQVLFTIDQPRYQKALEQAEADVAYYQALSSEKRREAGRRNSLGIQAMSREEIDQSNNSLQTVLHQLDKAQATRDLAKLDLQRTVIRAPADGWVTNLNVHTGEFINRGATSVALVKQNSFYILAYMEETKLEGIRPGYRVQITPLGSNRVLRGSVDSISAGVTNASSTSDSKGMATVDSNLEWVRLAQRVPVRIRLDEQMGNLYPAGTTATVVVTGEKDRKAENDSAFIKLMHRLREFG